A portion of the Canis lupus baileyi chromosome 6, mCanLup2.hap1, whole genome shotgun sequence genome contains these proteins:
- the LOC140634911 gene encoding centrosomal protein of 76 kDa isoform X11 — protein MSLPPEKASELKQLIHQQLSKMDVHGRIREILAETIREELAPDQQQLSTEDLIKALRRRGIIDDVMKELNFVTDSVDQELPSSPKQPVCFTDRQSTLLKKTNIDPTRRYLYLQVLGGKAFLEHLQEPEPLPGQVCSTFTLCLHFRNQRFRSKPVPCACEPDFHDGFLLEVHRESLGDGTRMADSTTMLSISDPVHMVLIKTDIFGETTLVASYFLEWRSVLGSENGVTSLTVELMGVGTESKVSVGILNIKLEMYPPLNQTLSQEVVNTQLALERQKTAEKERLFLVYAKQWWREYLQIRPSHNSRLVKIFAQDENGINRPVCSYIKPLRAGRLLDTPRQAARFVNVLGYERAPVIGGGGKQEQWCTLLAFLCRNKGDCEDHANLLCSLLLGYGLEAFVCVGTKAKGVPHAWVMTCGTDGTITFWESLTGHRYIHKPANPDESPVAEQPKPLYPYRTIGCVFNHQMFLGNCQPSDSVEICVFDLNDESKWKPMSEEAIRSVCAPGATTSLPPFPPLCASTIDASVTSNEIEMQLRLLVSEHRKDLGLTTVWEDQLSYLLSPALASYEFERTTSISAGNEEFQDAIRRAVPDGHTFKGFPIHFVYRNARRAFATCLRSPFCEEIICCRGDQVRLAVRVRVFTYPESACAVWIMFACKYRSVL, from the exons ATGTCGCTGCCTCCGGAGAAGGCCTCCGAGCTGAAGCAGCTCATCCACCAGCAGCTGAGCAAG atggATGTCCATGGCAGAATAAGAGAAATCCTTGCAGAGACAATACGGGAAGAATTGGCACCTGATCAACAACAGTTATCAACGGAAGATTTGATCAAAGCCCTTAGACGTCGGGGAATCATTGATGATGTGATGAAAGAACTTAATTTTGTTACT GACAGTGTTGATCAAGAACTACCTTCCTCTCCAAAACAACCTGTTTGTTTTACTGATAGACAATCAACGttgttaaaaaaaa CTAATATTGATCCAACACGGAGGTATCTTTACCTTCAGGTTTTGGGTGGAAAAGCTTTCTTGGAACATCTACAAGAACCTGAGCCTTTACCTGGACAAGTTTGTTCAACCTTTACTCTATGTTTACATTTTCGAAACCAACGTTTTCGTTCTAAACCTGTTCCATGTGCCTGTGAACCAGATTTTCATGATGGCTTTTTACTTGAAGTACACAGAGAAAGCTTAG GTGATGGAACTAGAATGGCTGATTCAACAACAATGTTATCAATAAGTGATCCAGTTCATATGGTGCTAATCAAAACAGACATATTTGGTGAGACTACTTTAGTAGCATCCTATTTTCTCGAATGGCGATCAGTTTTGGGCTCAGAAAATGGAGTGACCAGTCTTACTGTGGAGCTTATGGGTGTAG gCACAGAATCAAAAGTTTCTGttggaattttaaatataaaacttgagATGTACCCACCACTCAATCAGACATTATCTCAGGAAGTAGTGAACACACAG ctTGCTTTGGAACGTCAGAAAACTGCAGAGAAAGAGCGATTATTTCTTGTATATGCAAAGCAGTGgtggagagaatatttgcaaattcgACCCTCACACAACTCACGGCTGGTCAAGATTTTTGCACAG gATGAAAATGGGATAAACAGACCAGTTTGTTCCTATATTAAACCACTTCGAGCTGGGAGGCTTCTGGATACTCCAAGGCAAGCAGCGAGATTTGTTAATGTCCTTGGTTATGAAAGAGCCCCTGTTATTGGAGGAGGAGGTAAACAGGAACAGTGGTGCACTCTGCTGGCCTTTCTCTGTAGAAACAAG GGTGACTGTGAAGATCATGCTAACCTTCTGTGCAGCCTTCTTCTTGGATATGGATTAGAAGCCTTTGTCTGTGTTGGGACTAAGGCAAAAGGAGTACCTCATGCGTGGGTTATGACCTGTGGAACTGATGGAACCATCACTTTTTGGGAGAGTTTAACAGGACACAG gTACATCCACAAACCTGCCAATCCTGATGAATCTCCAGTTGCAGAACAGCCCAAACCTCTGTACCCATATCGAACAATTGGTTGTGTTTTCAATCATCAGATGTTCTTGGGAAATTGTCAGCCCTCTGACTCAGTAGAAATCTGTGTATTTGATTTGAATGATGAATCCAAATGGAAACCCATGAGTGAAGAAGCAATCAGATCTGTGTGCGCTCCAGGAGCTACAAcatcccttcctccttttccccctctATGTGCATCCACAATTGATGCTTCAGTAACAAGTAATGAAATAGAAATGCAGCTAAGACTGCTAGTGTCAGAACACAGGAAG GATCTTGGGCTCACTACTGTTTGGGAAGACCAGCTTTCCTATCTCTTATCACCAGCTTTGGCTTCTTATGAATTTGAGCGTACAACAAGTATATCTGCAGGCaatgaagaatttcaagatgCCATAAGGAGGGCTGTACCTGATGGTCACACATTTAAAGGGTTCCCAATACATTTTGTCTATAGAAATGCAAGGCGCGCATTTGCTACATGTCTTCG GTCTCCTTTCTGTGAAGAAATAATCTGTTGCCGTGGAGACCAGGTGCGACTGGCAGTTCGTGTCCGAGTGTTTACTTACCCCGAATCTGCATGTGCTGTTTGGATCATGTTTGCTTGTAAATATCGCTCGGTATTATAG